A region from the Triticum aestivum cultivar Chinese Spring chromosome 3D, IWGSC CS RefSeq v2.1, whole genome shotgun sequence genome encodes:
- the LOC123079997 gene encoding uncharacterized protein isoform X1 translates to MAAVAARAGAAARRLCHAAAAQPPRLKKLALHPPKSVEVQFADGSTFHLSAEFLRVYSPAADSKIRSIAGEKVIFGRRHVGIMSAESIGNYGVRILFDDLHKTGIFTWDYLHHLGSNKFSLSRNYIKTLRKHGLSRDPQRRK, encoded by the exons ATGGCGGCGGTTGCGGCGAGGGCGGGCGCGGCGGCCCGGCGGCTGTGccacgcggcggcggcgcagcccccGCGCCTGAAGAAGCTCGCGCTGCACCCGCCCAAATCG GTAGAGGTTCAATTTGCAGATGGCAGTACATTCCATCTGTCAGCTGAGTTTCTCAGAGTCTACAGCCCAGCAGCTGACAGCAAGATCAGATCAATAGCTGGCGAGAAG GTTATATTTGGGCGCCGACATGTTGGAATTATGTCAGCCGAATCAATAGGAAACTATGGAGTCCG GATACTGTTTGATGATTTGCACAAGACTGGGATCTTCACTTGGGATTACTTGCACCATCTGGGTTCTAACAAATTCAGTCTGTCACGAAATTATATCAAAACTTTGAGGAAACACGGTCTTAGTCGGGATCCTCAGAGAAGAAAATGA
- the LOC123079997 gene encoding uncharacterized protein isoform X2 — translation MAAVAARAGAAARRLCHAAAAQPPRLKKLALHPPKSVEVQFADGSTFHLSAEFLRVYSPAADSKIRSIAGEKVIFGRRHVGIMSAESIGNYGVRLIYSDSFGPQDTV, via the exons ATGGCGGCGGTTGCGGCGAGGGCGGGCGCGGCGGCCCGGCGGCTGTGccacgcggcggcggcgcagcccccGCGCCTGAAGAAGCTCGCGCTGCACCCGCCCAAATCG GTAGAGGTTCAATTTGCAGATGGCAGTACATTCCATCTGTCAGCTGAGTTTCTCAGAGTCTACAGCCCAGCAGCTGACAGCAAGATCAGATCAATAGCTGGCGAGAAG GTTATATTTGGGCGCCGACATGTTGGAATTATGTCAGCCGAATCAATAGGAAACTATGGAGTCCG TCTCATCTATAGCGACTCTTTTGGACCACAGGATACTGTTTGA
- the LOC100682518 gene encoding uncharacterized protein slr0889: MPLPLAQVQELRDRLSDRFRPWRRSAQFWVRAVDIYGSYKVCQLRTGFVKDEEERQAMWEQQHEIGAQKMYSLCSELGGLFLKAAQILGKPDLAPTAWVKRLVTLCDKAPSTPIEVVRDVVEKQFCKSFDEIFDFFEVEPVGSASIAQVHRARLKSSKTDVAVKVQHPGAEQLMMVDIRNMQAFALFLQKYDINFDLFSATKEMEKQICYEFDFVREARAMERIREFLRVSNKKPPVMVPRVIPGMISREVLVMEFIQGTPIMNLSNEMSKRGIDPAGKLAAMAKQKILTDLTLAYGQMILKDGFFHADPHPGNILICNNTEVALLDYGQVKEMPEDLRLAYANLVIAMADDDLLRTKESLSEFGFKTWSIADNELEELFQLSLRMFDTRLPPGVTVLSPFADDSSLNKVGVESFPEELFSVLRTIQLLRGLTVGMGLRFSCAQQWKPIAEEALLKAGRIKDVKSRRPRRSFLRRLF, encoded by the exons ATGCCGCTGCCGCTGGCGCAGGTGCAGGAGCTGCGGGACCGCCTCTCCGACCGCTTCCGCCCGTGGAGACGCTCCGCGCAGTTCTGGGTCCGCGCCGTCGACATCTACGGCAGCTACAAG GTGTGCCAGCTGCGAACGGGGTTCGTCAAGGATGAGGAGGAGCGGCAGGCCATGTGGGAGCAGCAGCACGAGATCGGCGCCCAGAAGATGTACTCCCTCTGCTCCGAGCTCGGCGGCCTCTTCCTCAAG GCTGCTCAAATTCTGGGGAAGCCCGATTTGGCGCCGACGGCCTGGGTGAAGAGGCTTGTTACATTGTGCGACAAGGCTCCGTCCACGCCGATCGAAGTTGTCAGAGATGTTGTGGAGAAACAGTTCTGCAAGAGCTTTGATGAGATATTCGATTTCTTTGAAGTTGAGCCTGTTGGGTCTGCTTCTATTGCACAG GTGCATCGAGCGAGGCTTAAATCATCCAAGACAGATGTTGCTGTCAAG GTTCAACATCCAGGAGCTGAACAATTGATGATGGTTGATATCCGGAACATGCAAGCATTTGCCTTGTTCTTACAGAAATATGACATCAACTTTGATCTGTTCTCCGCCACAAAAGAGATGGAAAAGCAG ATATGCTATGAGTTTGATTTTGTGCGAGAAGCGAGAGCAATGGAAAGAATACGAGAATTCTTACGTGTCAGCAATAAGAAACCTCCGGTTATGGTGCCTCGTGTGATTCCTGGAATGATTAGCAG GGAGGTCTTGGTCATGGAATTCATACAAGGAACCCCAATAATGAATCTCAGCAATGAAATGTCTAAAAGAGGAATTGATCCTGCTGGTAAGCTTGCAGCAATGGCAAAGCA GAAGATTCTAACGGATCTTACACTTGCTTATGGCCAAATGATCTTGAAGGATGGCTTTTTCCATGCAGATCCACACCCAGGAAACATCCTTATCTGCAACAACACAGAG GTAGCTTTGCTTGACTATGGACAAGTGAAAGAAATGCCAGAGGATTTACGACTGGCTTATGCAAATCTTGTCATTGCCATGGCCGATGATGACCTTTTGAGGACTAAAGAGAGTCTGAG TGAATTTGGTTTCAAAACATGGAGTATAGCAGACAATGAGCTAGAAGAACTGTTTCAGTTATCTCTTAGAATGTTTGATACAAGATTACCGCCTGGAGTAACCGTGCTCTCGCCCTTTGCTGATGATTCTTCACTGAATAAAGTTGGAGTAGAG AGCTTCCCAGAGGAATTATTTTCGGTGCTTCGGACGATACAACTGTTGCGTGGGCTGACTGTAGGGATGGGCCTCCGTTTTTCTTGTGCTCAGCAATGGAAACCAATTGCCGAGGAAGCTTTGTTAAAGGCTGGGAGAATAAAAG ATGTAAaatcaagaagaccaagaagaagttTCCTTAGAAGGTTGTTTTAG